The DNA segment TTTGGGGATCTAAAATCCTCTAAAAAGAGTTTTGAAAAAGCGATTCAGATGATGCCAATGGATCCTGGTCCACATAGAAATCTTGGTTACTTGTATTTAGAAACTAAGGATTATGTAAATGCTATAAAGAGTTTTAAGAACGTTATTAAAACTTCATATAATGATATTAAAACAATGGATCTTGTTGCCAATCTTAGTATGGAAATAAAAGATTATGAGTCAGCGATTCTATACTGGGAAGAAATATTAAAAATAGAAAATGCTCCTGTTTTATACCTTAATATCGCTATTGCTTACGATAAGTTGGGTGACAAGAAAAACTATATGAAGTATTTAGAAATAGGGTGCA comes from the Leptospira dzoumogneensis genome and includes:
- a CDS encoding tetratricopeptide repeat protein codes for the protein MYNIKTKLIFLIICFSLPIFSKEDQEKGKQKCIELSESKKFQESINCFKLLIEEYPNSYNLYDSIGVTYALFGDLKSSKKSFEKAIQMMPMDPGPHRNLGYLYLETKDYVNAIKSFKNVIKTSYNDIKTMDLVANLSMEIKDYESAILYWEEILKIENAPVLYLNIAIAYDKLGDKKNYMKYLEIGCKEEKAKMCEDLNK